CGCGCCCTCGTCGACGCCGTCGTCGTCCGCCGCCCGCTCCTCAAGTCGGTCCATCACGCGGTCGGGGTCGGCGTAGTACTCGTTGACGAGGGCGGTGAAGGTTCGGTAGTCGGTGATGCCCAGCGCGCGGAGCAGCTCGAGGAAGCGCTCGCGCCGACGGGTCTCGCGGAGCAGCTCCGAGCGAGACCAGCCGCGCTCGTCGGCGATCTCCTCCATGAGCGACGAGTCGTTGCGGCGGAACTCGTCGGTCTCCGCGTTCCACTCGAACGCCGACGAGTAGTCGAGCTCGCCGGTGCGCTGGTCGATGCCGCCGATCTCGCCGATCGTCTTCGCGCGGCGGACGCGCTGGTCGCCCGAGCGGGTGAGCGTCTGGATCGAGAGCATATCGAGCGACTGGACCATCGCGCGCGGCACGTTGATCGGCTCGTTCTCCAATCGGTTGATCACCGTCTCGATCGAGTCGGCGTGCATCGTCGAGAAGGTGGTGTGACCCGTGTTCATCGCCTGGAACAGCGTGATCGCCTCGTCGCCGCGCACCTCGCCGACGACGATGTACTCGGGGCGGTGGCGCAGCGCCGAGCGGAGCAGGTCGTACATGTCGATGTCGGTCCCCTCGTAGCGGCGCTCGCGGGTGACCGAGGAGAGCCAGTTGTCGTGGTATAAGGAGAGCTCGCGGGTGTCCTCGATTGTGAGCACCTTCGCGCGCGGCGGGACGAACATCGACACCGCGTTCATCGAGGTGGTCTTTCCCGAGGCGGTGCCGCCGGCGAAGATGAGGCTCTTGTTGTGCTCGATACAGAGCCAGAAGTACGCCATCTGCTCGACCGAGAACGTGCCGTACTCCACGAGGTCGATCGGCGTGAACGGGTCCTCGGCGTACTGACGGATCGTGAACGCGGAGCCGCGGGGGGTCACCTCCTCGCCGAGGGCGAGCTCGGCGCGGGAGCCGTCCGGCAGCGTCGTCTCCACGATCGGGTCGCCGACGGAGACGTGGCGCCCGGACTGCTGGGCGAGCCGGATGACGTAGTTGTCGAGCTCCCCCTTCGGGAAGGAGACGTTCGTCTCGATGTCGGTGTAGTCGTCGTGGTAGACGAAGATCGGGAGGTCGTAACCGTCACAGGAGATGTCCTC
Above is a window of Halorubrum depositum DNA encoding:
- a CDS encoding type II/IV secretion system ATPase subunit, encoding MASDAREDAGDRFEALRKRLSRTWEVLRGSELDVRPFRPGEDGQLASFALPDGEREIDRYWVNAPYAYVVITYDDAESEHRYYAVEPDLDDFERDLLDRVVDDIRDPLLYREGTGKTDEETLREELRGLLEGYGVDAGMATFHALAYYLYRDFRGYGKVDPLLNDRHIEDISCDGYDLPIFVYHDDYTDIETNVSFPKGELDNYVIRLAQQSGRHVSVGDPIVETTLPDGSRAELALGEEVTPRGSAFTIRQYAEDPFTPIDLVEYGTFSVEQMAYFWLCIEHNKSLIFAGGTASGKTTSMNAVSMFVPPRAKVLTIEDTRELSLYHDNWLSSVTRERRYEGTDIDMYDLLRSALRHRPEYIVVGEVRGDEAITLFQAMNTGHTTFSTMHADSIETVINRLENEPINVPRAMVQSLDMLSIQTLTRSGDQRVRRAKTIGEIGGIDQRTGELDYSSAFEWNAETDEFRRNDSSLMEEIADERGWSRSELLRETRRRERFLELLRALGITDYRTFTALVNEYYADPDRVMDRLEERAADDDGVDEGAIGAAPSSGAGDAFE